From the Candidatus Afararchaeum irisae genome, one window contains:
- a CDS encoding transposase codes for MEKRRTVPVKLDVDSSDTALLEDTVDEFLWAANYVTSHAFQGEYVTTSKTTLHKGTYEDVRDETALHSNHVQAARNKAAEACKSVVEKWKQGKKASMPYFTSPHLVYDHRTATFHDDYVSLATTDGRIEADYVLPDKERDTPHAEYLFSDEYETTGAELHYTNDNWLLHIHCKKEVESDTSEQTTTTHGTVLGVDLGVNNLAVTSTGTFWTGDEFDHWRREYEKRRGDLQEHGTRWTHENIQSVGRKEDGRFKLTLHRISNELVAEARDNGCSVIAFEDLTDIRERTGASWGHKWAFNRLYEYVEYKAAEYGIDVEQVAPENTSRRCSHCGFTHSDNREGESFECLKCGYENHADYNAAKNIGLRYLRRNQTGSGGGAPVGVRLNSGTLNANGEFEPPAEESARVGVHAESPRL; via the coding sequence ATGGAGAAGCGGCGAACTGTCCCCGTGAAACTCGACGTCGACAGTTCCGACACCGCACTCCTCGAAGACACCGTAGACGAGTTTCTGTGGGCGGCTAACTATGTCACAAGCCACGCTTTCCAAGGCGAATACGTCACGACGAGCAAGACCACGCTCCACAAAGGCACTTACGAGGACGTGCGTGACGAGACAGCGTTGCACAGCAACCACGTCCAAGCTGCCCGAAACAAGGCCGCCGAAGCCTGTAAGAGCGTGGTCGAAAAGTGGAAACAGGGCAAGAAGGCGTCGATGCCGTACTTCACCAGTCCACACCTCGTCTACGACCACCGCACTGCCACGTTCCACGACGACTATGTGAGCCTCGCCACCACAGACGGACGCATCGAAGCCGACTACGTGCTACCTGATAAGGAGCGAGACACGCCCCACGCAGAATACCTCTTTTCGGACGAGTACGAAACCACAGGGGCAGAACTGCATTACACGAACGACAACTGGCTGCTTCACATCCACTGCAAGAAAGAAGTGGAGTCTGACACGTCGGAACAGACAACGACCACGCACGGGACGGTGCTTGGCGTTGACCTCGGCGTGAACAACCTCGCCGTCACCTCCACGGGCACGTTCTGGACGGGAGACGAGTTCGACCACTGGCGCAGAGAATACGAGAAACGGCGTGGTGACTTGCAGGAACATGGGACGCGGTGGACACACGAGAACATCCAGTCAGTCGGTCGCAAAGAAGACGGTCGGTTCAAGCTGACACTCCACCGTATCTCGAACGAGTTGGTGGCTGAAGCCCGCGACAACGGCTGCTCGGTGATAGCGTTTGAAGACTTGACTGACATTCGCGAGCGTACTGGTGCGTCGTGGGGACACAAGTGGGCGTTCAACCGCCTCTACGAGTACGTCGAATACAAGGCCGCAGAGTACGGCATCGACGTAGAGCAAGTTGCCCCGGAGAACACCTCTCGACGGTGTTCACACTGTGGCTTTACCCACTCCGACAACCGTGAAGGTGAATCGTTCGAGTGTCTGAAGTGTGGCTACGAAAACCACGCGGATTACAATGCAGCGAAGAATATTGGCTTGCGGTATCTCCGCCGGAACCAAACTGGCTCCGGTGGAGGCGCACCCGTAGGCGTGCGCTTGAACAGCGGGACGCTGAACGCGAACGGAGAGTTTGAGCCTCCTGCCGAGGAATCGGCCAGAGTGGGAGTCCACGCTGAAAGCCCACGGCTTTAG